One region of Halomicrobium sp. LC1Hm genomic DNA includes:
- a CDS encoding geranylgeranyl reductase family protein, which produces MTTHEYDVAVVGAGTSGCYAAATLAHEGYDVVIAERKDAQEAGHIACGDALKGASNFPTAIPKSQIEGAFTNTGVDHGRFEIPEENTVLEIPVPGELAVIDRWEYGRLLIEGAEQAGVEFHYDTVVQDVRQDDDGRVTGLEANRKGDHASYEAELVIDAAGALSIIQEKATLDSATFDTNVTYSQFCSAYREIVETEEPVPWDDALVFKPAKRAAGYVWYFPRTDTEINVGLGFQMTEEPMELVDDLKQDLQGRSEFENAEVQDKLGAALPTRRPYDSAVAPGFMAVGDAAGHVNPTTGGGIAGAAYAGQYAGEQAIEAIEDGRVDEEAALWEYNERVMDHFGARYAALDVYNIFTTAYDVDDLMGLLAAMPANKIADALYSGSADMGLGLKLKTAIKSFGHWGTIYDLYKTKQLADRLLEHYESYPSSPAGFDRWQSERDDLMDEIYAVTGADPKY; this is translated from the coding sequence ATGACCACCCACGAGTACGACGTGGCCGTCGTCGGTGCGGGCACGTCGGGCTGTTACGCCGCGGCGACGCTCGCCCACGAGGGCTACGACGTCGTCATCGCCGAGCGCAAGGACGCCCAGGAGGCGGGCCACATCGCCTGTGGCGACGCGCTGAAGGGGGCCTCGAACTTCCCGACAGCGATCCCGAAGTCCCAGATCGAGGGCGCGTTCACGAACACCGGCGTCGACCACGGCCGGTTCGAGATCCCCGAAGAGAACACGGTCCTGGAGATCCCGGTCCCCGGCGAACTGGCCGTCATCGATCGCTGGGAGTACGGCCGACTGCTCATCGAGGGTGCCGAGCAGGCCGGCGTCGAATTCCACTACGACACCGTCGTCCAGGACGTACGGCAGGACGACGACGGCCGCGTGACCGGGCTGGAGGCGAACCGGAAGGGCGACCACGCGAGCTACGAGGCCGAACTGGTCATCGACGCCGCGGGCGCGCTGTCGATCATCCAGGAGAAGGCGACGCTCGATTCGGCGACCTTCGACACGAACGTCACGTACTCACAGTTCTGTTCGGCCTACCGTGAGATCGTCGAGACCGAAGAGCCGGTCCCGTGGGACGACGCCCTCGTCTTCAAGCCGGCAAAGCGCGCGGCGGGGTACGTCTGGTACTTCCCGCGGACCGACACCGAAATCAACGTCGGGCTGGGGTTCCAGATGACCGAGGAACCGATGGAGCTCGTCGACGACCTCAAGCAGGACCTCCAGGGCCGTTCGGAGTTCGAGAACGCCGAGGTCCAGGACAAACTCGGGGCCGCGTTGCCGACCCGCCGACCGTACGACTCGGCGGTCGCGCCGGGCTTTATGGCCGTCGGAGACGCCGCTGGCCACGTCAATCCGACGACCGGCGGCGGCATCGCCGGTGCGGCCTACGCCGGCCAGTACGCCGGTGAGCAGGCCATCGAGGCCATCGAGGACGGTCGCGTCGACGAGGAGGCGGCGCTGTGGGAGTACAACGAGCGCGTGATGGACCACTTCGGGGCCCGCTACGCCGCGCTGGACGTGTACAACATCTTCACGACAGCCTACGACGTGGACGATCTGATGGGGCTGCTCGCCGCGATGCCGGCCAACAAGATCGCCGACGCGCTGTACTCGGGCTCGGCCGACATGGGACTGGGACTGAAGCTCAAGACCGCGATCAAGAGCTTCGGCCACTGGGGGACTATATACGACCTCTACAAGACCAAGCAGCTGGCCGACCGGCTCCTCGAACACTACGAGTCGTACCCGTCGAGCCCCGCCGGGTTCGACCGCTGGCAGTCCGAGCGCGACGACCTGATGGACGAGATCTACGCCGTCACCGGTGCGGATCCGAAGTACTGA
- a CDS encoding amidohydrolase: protein MDDSQYERLRTLRRDLHRHPEPAWREFYTTARLVEELEPTADELVVGPDFLDADDRLSVPEETTLAEWRERALDAGADPETVEHLEDGQTGLMAVLERGEGPTVGLRVDIDGLPREESDDPDHEPVAEGFRSETGAMHACGHDAHAAIGVGVFEAIADSDFTGTLKVLFQPAEEIIGGAKAVSHRHLDDIDALLAVHIGLDHPTGEIVAGVTDFLAVSQFHAEFTGEPAHAGGHPAQGENAVQAMAAAVQNLYAIPRNEDGPTRINAGVVEGGTASNIIPEHASIEGEVRGETTELMTYMRERVNDVIEHAAGMHGCEYAVERTGEAPSATNDEELVSLGYEVAEGIPGVDSRLRTASLGGSEDATVLMRRVQETGGTAAYVGVGTDHPGGHHTATFDVDEPSLAIGVDWLSETVREIAEEDD, encoded by the coding sequence ATGGACGACTCGCAGTACGAGCGACTCAGGACGTTGCGACGCGATCTCCACCGACACCCAGAGCCCGCCTGGCGGGAGTTCTACACGACGGCCCGCCTCGTCGAGGAACTGGAACCCACCGCGGACGAACTGGTCGTTGGCCCCGACTTTCTCGACGCCGACGACCGTCTGAGCGTTCCCGAGGAGACGACGCTGGCCGAGTGGCGCGAACGCGCCCTCGATGCCGGCGCAGACCCCGAGACGGTCGAGCACCTCGAAGACGGACAGACCGGGCTCATGGCCGTCCTGGAGCGTGGCGAGGGGCCGACGGTCGGGCTGCGGGTCGACATCGACGGCCTCCCCCGCGAGGAGTCGGACGATCCCGACCACGAACCCGTCGCCGAGGGGTTCCGCTCGGAGACCGGTGCGATGCACGCCTGCGGCCACGACGCCCACGCTGCCATCGGCGTCGGCGTCTTCGAAGCGATCGCCGACAGCGACTTCACCGGGACGCTGAAGGTGCTCTTCCAGCCCGCAGAGGAGATCATCGGCGGTGCTAAAGCCGTCAGCCACCGGCACCTCGACGACATCGACGCGCTGCTGGCGGTACACATCGGGCTCGACCACCCGACCGGCGAGATCGTCGCTGGCGTGACGGACTTCCTGGCGGTCAGCCAGTTCCACGCCGAGTTCACGGGCGAGCCGGCCCACGCGGGTGGCCACCCCGCACAGGGGGAAAACGCCGTGCAGGCGATGGCGGCGGCCGTCCAGAACCTCTACGCCATCCCGCGCAACGAAGACGGCCCGACGCGGATCAACGCGGGCGTCGTCGAGGGTGGGACGGCCTCGAACATCATCCCCGAACACGCGAGCATCGAGGGCGAGGTCAGAGGAGAGACGACAGAGCTGATGACGTACATGCGCGAGCGCGTGAACGACGTGATCGAACACGCCGCGGGCATGCACGGCTGTGAGTACGCGGTCGAGCGCACCGGCGAAGCGCCCAGCGCGACCAACGACGAGGAACTCGTCTCACTGGGCTACGAGGTCGCCGAAGGAATCCCCGGCGTCGACTCGCGGCTCCGCACCGCGTCGCTGGGCGGCAGCGAGGACGCGACGGTGCTCATGCGACGCGTCCAGGAGACGGGCGGCACTGCGGCCTACGTCGGTGTCGGCACCGACCACCCCGGCGGCCACCACACCGCGACGTTCGACGTGGACGAGCCGTCGCTGGCGATCGGCGTCGACTGGCTCTCGGAGACGGTACGCGAGATCGCAGAGGAAGACGACTGA
- a CDS encoding 2Fe-2S iron-sulfur cluster binding domain-containing protein — translation MTEYTVEFVGTGEEITVSEKETILSRCLEAGIAQEYSCRVGMCLACSAEIVDGDVVQPAARGLTEAERERYALTCMARPASDLKLDRGKYPPSIESEVSADAAGDEQAAADD, via the coding sequence ATGACCGAGTACACCGTGGAGTTCGTGGGGACCGGCGAAGAGATCACGGTCTCGGAGAAGGAGACGATCCTGAGCCGGTGTCTCGAAGCGGGGATCGCACAGGAGTACTCCTGTCGCGTGGGGATGTGTCTGGCCTGTTCGGCCGAGATCGTCGACGGCGACGTCGTCCAGCCCGCCGCACGGGGACTCACCGAGGCCGAGCGGGAACGCTACGCGCTGACCTGTATGGCGCGGCCGGCTTCGGACCTCAAACTCGACCGCGGGAAGTACCCGCCCAGCATCGAGTCGGAGGTCTCGGCCGACGCGGCCGGCGACGAGCAGGCTGCCGCCGACGACTGA
- a CDS encoding penicillin acylase family protein, with product MPTRRTLVAALLAGGVGASVVEPLRSGLDRFAPLSGDVWDAATDSVPETVATPYGKATVRYDDQGVPTIAADDEDSLYFAVGYVHAADRLFQMDLIRRRMRGELSAAVGEQTVESDLFHRQMDFAAAAEANWELLSGTSAGEAVAAHAAGVNAFRRRRSDPLEFRLLGYEPEPWTPVDSMLIQKQISWGLTGDFTSLRRATIADAFGAETADRIAPRRYDHDAAILRSRRPDVSFADGTAGSAGGAGAGDLAGWLAGFEWPDGVGSNSWVVGGEHTESGLPLLANDPHLTLLAPPVWYEMHHELPDHSVSGVTFPGQPFVVIGENDAGAWGFTNAGLDVLDVYDYEIDGEQYRYGDEWRSFDTRTETVAVSGGRDREVTVRKTVHGPLLERRGQRVGVAWTGLTAGRTARAVRGLNRSDGRDEAVAALSMFDQPTQNAVYADRDGNTHYHVTGLVPIRRTDGEAVAGDRIFDGSAREGEWAGYEPYGQPDFESDGWIPFEDKPHADDPALLATANQRVVADAASEYYLSDGYSAPWRGQRLYDRLDELVAADTPLTPADSRALQLDSYDCRAALFVPEILAARPAMTDRARSLADELVDWDFRMVRDSRAALVFALFLDHYRQRVFGPLFDAAGLDRELVPNDWILLHLDADDPWFRDPPIGEPRERESLLAAAVADTAAEIDAEGYERYGDYNRTEIDHPFDLGFLNYPEYPTDGSPATLRNVRVESGVGSSYRLLARFDGERSLSVLPGGNDGDYFSDHYANQLRAWADGEYSPLTPSLTGSPSIRFRPGGGDSA from the coding sequence GTGCCAACGAGACGCACACTCGTCGCGGCCCTGCTCGCCGGTGGCGTCGGTGCGTCGGTCGTCGAGCCGCTCCGGAGCGGCCTCGACCGATTCGCTCCGCTGAGCGGCGATGTCTGGGACGCGGCGACCGACTCGGTTCCGGAGACCGTCGCGACACCGTACGGGAAAGCGACGGTGCGGTACGACGACCAGGGCGTCCCGACGATCGCGGCCGACGACGAGGACAGCCTCTACTTCGCGGTGGGCTACGTCCACGCGGCGGATCGACTCTTCCAGATGGATCTGATCCGCCGTCGGATGCGGGGCGAACTGTCGGCCGCCGTCGGCGAACAGACCGTCGAGAGCGACCTGTTCCATCGGCAGATGGACTTCGCCGCCGCGGCCGAGGCCAACTGGGAGCTGCTGTCGGGAACGTCGGCGGGCGAGGCCGTAGCGGCCCACGCGGCGGGCGTGAACGCGTTCCGGCGTCGTCGATCCGACCCGCTCGAATTCCGGCTGCTGGGCTACGAGCCCGAACCCTGGACGCCCGTCGACAGCATGCTGATTCAGAAACAGATCTCGTGGGGGCTGACCGGCGACTTCACGTCGCTCCGGCGGGCGACGATCGCCGACGCGTTCGGGGCCGAGACGGCCGACCGTATCGCCCCGCGTCGGTACGATCACGACGCCGCGATCCTCCGCTCGCGCCGGCCCGACGTGTCCTTCGCCGACGGGACAGCCGGGTCCGCCGGAGGGGCCGGTGCGGGCGATCTCGCCGGCTGGCTCGCGGGGTTCGAGTGGCCTGACGGCGTCGGCTCGAACAGCTGGGTCGTCGGCGGCGAACACACCGAGAGCGGGCTGCCCCTGCTGGCCAACGACCCGCACCTGACGCTGCTCGCGCCGCCCGTGTGGTACGAGATGCACCACGAACTGCCGGACCACTCCGTCAGCGGCGTCACGTTCCCCGGTCAGCCGTTCGTCGTCATCGGCGAGAACGACGCGGGCGCGTGGGGGTTCACCAACGCCGGTCTGGACGTGCTTGACGTGTACGACTACGAGATCGACGGCGAACAGTACCGCTACGGCGACGAGTGGCGGTCGTTCGACACCCGCACCGAGACCGTCGCGGTCAGTGGCGGCAGGGACCGCGAGGTGACCGTCAGGAAGACGGTCCACGGGCCGCTCCTCGAACGGCGGGGCCAGCGCGTCGGCGTCGCCTGGACCGGACTCACGGCCGGCCGGACCGCGAGGGCCGTCCGCGGCCTCAACCGGAGCGACGGCCGGGACGAGGCCGTCGCGGCCCTCTCGATGTTCGACCAGCCCACCCAGAACGCCGTCTACGCCGACCGGGACGGGAACACTCACTACCACGTCACCGGCCTGGTGCCGATCAGGCGGACCGACGGCGAAGCGGTCGCCGGGGACAGGATCTTCGACGGGTCTGCACGGGAAGGCGAGTGGGCGGGCTACGAACCCTACGGTCAGCCCGACTTCGAGAGCGACGGCTGGATCCCCTTCGAAGACAAGCCCCACGCCGACGACCCCGCACTGCTGGCGACGGCGAACCAGCGCGTCGTCGCCGACGCCGCCAGCGAGTACTACCTCTCGGATGGGTATTCCGCACCCTGGCGCGGCCAGCGGCTCTACGATCGGCTCGACGAACTCGTGGCGGCCGACACACCCCTGACCCCGGCCGACAGCCGGGCGCTCCAGCTCGACAGCTACGACTGCCGGGCGGCGCTCTTTGTCCCCGAGATCCTGGCCGCACGGCCGGCTATGACCGACCGTGCCCGCTCGCTGGCCGACGAACTCGTCGACTGGGACTTCCGCATGGTCCGGGACTCGCGGGCGGCGCTGGTCTTCGCGCTCTTTCTCGATCACTACCGCCAGCGGGTGTTCGGGCCGCTCTTCGACGCTGCTGGGCTCGACCGAGAACTCGTTCCGAACGACTGGATCCTGTTGCACCTCGACGCCGACGATCCGTGGTTCCGTGATCCGCCGATCGGCGAGCCCCGCGAACGCGAGTCGCTCCTCGCCGCTGCCGTGGCCGACACCGCCGCCGAGATCGACGCCGAAGGGTACGAACGATACGGCGACTACAACCGAACGGAGATCGACCACCCCTTCGATCTGGGCTTCCTGAACTACCCCGAATACCCCACCGACGGATCGCCCGCGACGCTGCGGAACGTCCGCGTCGAGTCGGGCGTCGGCAGCAGCTACCGACTGCTCGCGCGGTTCGACGGCGAGCGCTCGCTGTCGGTGCTGCCGGGGGGCAACGACGGCGACTACTTCTCGGATCACTACGCCAACCAGCTCCGTGCGTGGGCCGACGGCGAGTACTCGCCGCTGACTCCCAGTCTGACGGGCTCGCCCTCGATTCGCTTCCGGCCGGGAGGTGGCGACAGTGCGTGA
- a CDS encoding PP2C family serine/threonine-protein phosphatase, protein MIYATNYDIGERKRSSGINEDSLAVDVIEQGHRDGLVDRSEEADGQTDDSHDGTDGEAASDETGAASEGRSKPRNRSVATFVLADGAGGYEAGDVASYIATTTITTELQAVASRALRSNPAAFDVTLPDAVATDPPTPAEIQSALEAAITTAHREIVRYTNETGNRAYTTVVAGLCFGGRCYYAWVGDSRAYLLNEARETIELLTRDHGVVAELRDRSEIDDVAAHVHPRGNEITRALGGGADQDPDAATVAVDSNVVPLYAEDVLLVTSDGLIDAQTDAPELYDEYVESDRSEAAAQRVLDAVVTDEEIRECVLTAESLAAASEALVEMANDRGGKDNLSTLFLQDPALPTTPENRPLTRALATEPVEDRETVLLPEEGETP, encoded by the coding sequence ATGATCTACGCGACGAACTACGACATCGGCGAACGCAAGCGGTCCAGCGGGATCAACGAGGACAGTCTCGCGGTCGACGTGATCGAACAGGGCCACCGCGACGGCCTCGTCGACCGCTCGGAGGAGGCCGACGGCCAGACGGACGATTCCCACGACGGCACCGACGGCGAGGCGGCAAGCGACGAGACGGGAGCGGCGTCCGAGGGCCGATCGAAGCCACGGAACCGCAGCGTCGCGACGTTCGTCCTCGCCGACGGTGCCGGCGGGTACGAGGCCGGCGACGTTGCCTCCTACATCGCCACGACGACGATCACGACCGAACTGCAGGCCGTTGCGAGTCGGGCCCTTCGGAGCAACCCGGCGGCGTTCGACGTGACCCTGCCCGATGCGGTCGCGACCGACCCGCCGACGCCGGCCGAGATCCAGAGCGCGCTGGAGGCGGCCATCACGACCGCCCACCGCGAGATCGTCCGCTACACGAACGAGACCGGCAACCGAGCGTACACGACCGTCGTCGCCGGCCTCTGTTTCGGCGGTCGGTGTTACTACGCGTGGGTCGGCGACAGCCGCGCGTACCTGCTCAACGAGGCGCGCGAGACGATCGAACTGCTGACCAGGGACCACGGCGTCGTGGCCGAACTCCGCGATCGCAGCGAGATCGACGACGTGGCTGCCCACGTCCACCCTCGCGGCAACGAGATCACCCGCGCACTGGGCGGCGGGGCCGACCAGGACCCGGACGCTGCGACGGTCGCGGTCGACAGCAACGTCGTCCCGCTGTACGCCGAGGACGTGTTGCTGGTCACCAGCGACGGGCTCATCGACGCTCAGACCGACGCCCCGGAACTGTACGACGAGTACGTCGAGTCCGACCGCTCGGAGGCGGCGGCCCAGCGCGTCCTCGACGCCGTCGTCACGGACGAGGAGATCAGAGAGTGCGTCCTGACGGCGGAGTCGCTGGCCGCGGCCAGCGAGGCGCTCGTCGAGATGGCCAACGACCGGGGCGGGAAGGACAACCTCTCGACGCTGTTTTTGCAGGACCCGGCGCTTCCGACGACACCGGAGAATCGACCGCTGACCCGCGCGCTGGCGACGGAACCCGTCGAGGACCGTGAGACGGTCCTGCTCCCGGAGGAAGGGGAAACGCCCTGA
- a CDS encoding phosphoadenosine phosphosulfate reductase family protein: MADFPDYLDVDYTDGEGETPEDYPSINHKIEKAIEVTKEGLEAYENPVVMWTGGKDSTLTLYFVKEVADRFDLEVPPVVFIDHYQHFDELIEFVEHWADEWDLEVIWARNTDVGDYVEENGLDPGDDIPIDALSEHNQHHVREILEYEEDSFPFLLDTYVGNHLLKTVALNDAIEAHDVDGIISGIRWDEQESRADETFFSPRHDPDIYPPHDRIQTILQFDEAAVWDAFWNFVVPDTVEGFPEEGYVPETDDDLPDGIEQDDIPVSPKYFAGFRSLGSEVSTDKAAEEPAWQQDLDSTTERAGRAQDKEDLMERLRDLGYM, translated from the coding sequence ATGGCAGACTTCCCCGACTACCTCGACGTCGACTACACCGACGGCGAGGGCGAGACGCCGGAGGACTACCCGTCGATCAACCACAAGATCGAGAAGGCCATCGAGGTCACCAAGGAAGGCCTCGAAGCGTACGAGAACCCGGTCGTCATGTGGACCGGCGGCAAGGACTCGACGCTGACGCTGTACTTCGTCAAGGAGGTTGCCGACCGCTTCGACCTCGAAGTCCCGCCCGTCGTCTTCATCGACCACTACCAGCACTTCGACGAGCTCATCGAGTTCGTCGAGCACTGGGCCGACGAGTGGGACCTCGAAGTCATCTGGGCGCGCAACACCGATGTCGGCGACTACGTCGAGGAGAACGGACTCGATCCGGGCGACGACATCCCGATCGACGCCCTCTCGGAGCACAACCAGCACCACGTCCGCGAGATCCTCGAATACGAGGAAGACAGCTTCCCCTTCCTGCTGGATACCTACGTCGGCAACCACCTGCTGAAGACGGTCGCACTCAACGACGCCATCGAGGCCCACGACGTCGACGGCATCATCTCGGGCATCCGCTGGGACGAGCAGGAGTCCCGCGCCGACGAGACGTTCTTCTCGCCGCGCCACGACCCGGACATCTACCCGCCCCACGACCGCATCCAGACGATCCTCCAGTTCGACGAGGCCGCCGTCTGGGACGCCTTCTGGAACTTCGTCGTCCCGGACACCGTCGAGGGATTCCCCGAGGAGGGGTACGTCCCCGAGACCGACGACGACCTGCCCGACGGCATCGAGCAGGACGACATCCCCGTCTCGCCGAAGTACTTCGCCGGGTTCCGTTCGCTCGGCTCCGAAGTCTCGACCGACAAGGCAGCCGAGGAACCCGCCTGGCAGCAGGACCTCGACTCGACGACCGAGCGCGCGGGCCGCGCCCAGGACAAAGAGGACCTGATGGAGCGCCTGCGCGACCTCGGCTACATGTAA
- a CDS encoding FHA domain-containing serine/threonine-protein kinase translates to MTTFEAGDLVAGQYRVQSEAGSGGFAVAYEAIDEDSGDTVAVKVPNYAGSSNDRDVIEQYFLKEADALETVRAAGGNDNVMDLIERTDEGDTPVLVVQFVDGYELDDAIDRVGPLDPAEVRRVGIGLCDAMSFLHENDIVYRDLKPDNIMLAGQDHPILIDFNTATGFDGTDADDAGTTILGPYKPREIAEASDAEDGQGPWSDVYSIGKILLFLLKGTVPKKDGVDPRDFGVDCPTYLAEIIARATQTDYRDRYPNATSMKYVLEAKDPSPPPQASLEALGEDRSFTIHPGDTIGRDGGATTPSITLEDADEHVSPIHVRFDTSNDEAIWRLEDHSLNGTYVNTQTGWQRLLQPGGKELLEARGGDPTDRNGEDPPSEHALGDGDLIALVHPSYGTTFEFNVSQT, encoded by the coding sequence ATGACGACGTTCGAAGCGGGCGACCTCGTCGCCGGCCAGTATCGCGTTCAGAGCGAGGCCGGCAGCGGCGGCTTCGCGGTCGCCTACGAGGCGATCGACGAGGACAGCGGCGACACGGTCGCGGTGAAGGTGCCAAACTACGCCGGCTCCAGCAACGACCGGGACGTGATCGAGCAGTACTTCCTGAAAGAGGCCGACGCGCTCGAAACCGTCCGGGCGGCGGGAGGCAACGACAACGTGATGGACCTGATCGAGCGCACCGACGAGGGCGACACCCCGGTGCTGGTCGTCCAGTTCGTCGACGGCTACGAGCTGGACGACGCCATCGACCGCGTCGGGCCGCTCGATCCCGCGGAGGTCCGGCGGGTCGGGATCGGGCTCTGTGACGCGATGAGCTTCCTCCACGAGAACGACATCGTCTACCGGGACCTCAAGCCCGACAACATCATGCTCGCCGGACAGGACCACCCGATCCTGATCGACTTCAACACGGCGACGGGGTTCGACGGGACCGACGCCGACGACGCCGGAACGACGATTCTCGGACCGTACAAACCCCGAGAGATCGCCGAAGCCAGCGACGCCGAGGACGGACAGGGTCCGTGGTCTGACGTGTACTCGATCGGGAAGATCCTCCTGTTCTTGCTGAAGGGAACCGTCCCGAAGAAAGACGGCGTCGACCCCCGGGACTTCGGCGTCGACTGCCCGACGTACCTCGCGGAGATCATCGCCCGCGCGACACAGACCGACTACCGGGATCGCTACCCCAACGCGACCTCGATGAAGTACGTGCTAGAGGCCAAAGACCCCAGTCCGCCGCCACAGGCGAGCCTGGAGGCGCTGGGCGAAGACCGGTCGTTCACCATCCACCCCGGCGACACGATCGGCCGGGACGGCGGCGCGACGACGCCGTCGATCACGCTCGAAGACGCCGACGAGCACGTCTCTCCGATCCACGTTCGCTTCGATACGAGCAACGACGAGGCGATCTGGCGACTGGAGGACCACAGCCTCAACGGGACCTACGTCAACACTCAGACCGGCTGGCAGCGACTCCTCCAGCCCGGCGGCAAAGAGCTACTGGAAGCGCGTGGCGGCGATCCGACCGACCGAAACGGCGAGGACCCGCCCAGCGAGCACGCGCTCGGCGACGGGGACCTCATCGCGCTCGTCCACCCGAGCTACGGGACGACATTCGAGTTCAACGTCTCTCAGACATGA
- a CDS encoding VWA domain-containing protein produces the protein MASIDTSVNRPNVPADGTTVTAEIDVEPGEQETDVRRHIALCIDTSGSMEGDNIKRARDGAAWVFGLLADEDYVSIVAFDTEATVILPATRWSDLDRQTAMDHVEELTAGGGTDMYNGLKAAKETLSSSATGPDTVKRLLLLSDGKDNERTPDEFEGLAEAIDDAGIRIQSAGIGTDYNEDTIRTLGTVGRGTWTHLEAPGDIEDFFGEAVEQAGSVVAPDAHLDLDVAPGVEVSEVYRALPQAQEVSPEWEANATRIKLPDLIERESQRVVLKIHAPPREPGSEEVLADVQLSARGDTASDQIAVEYTDEQEKLAEHNESVDIDHKQTVIRTELGKGNVEAAETKVEQMTVIHGEDADAVEEAERQTEIVKEGGRAEQSQATQIVDSDDGIQ, from the coding sequence ATGGCATCTATCGATACGAGCGTCAATCGGCCGAACGTACCGGCCGACGGCACGACCGTGACCGCCGAAATCGACGTCGAGCCGGGGGAACAGGAGACCGACGTGCGACGCCACATCGCTCTCTGTATCGACACGAGCGGGTCGATGGAGGGAGACAACATCAAACGCGCTCGCGACGGCGCTGCGTGGGTCTTCGGGCTGTTGGCCGACGAGGACTACGTGAGTATCGTCGCGTTCGACACCGAGGCGACGGTGATCCTGCCCGCGACACGGTGGTCGGATCTCGACCGCCAGACCGCGATGGACCACGTCGAGGAGCTGACTGCCGGCGGCGGCACCGACATGTACAACGGGCTCAAGGCCGCCAAGGAGACGCTGTCGTCCTCCGCGACCGGCCCCGACACGGTCAAGCGACTCCTCTTGCTCTCGGACGGCAAGGACAACGAACGCACGCCCGACGAGTTCGAGGGACTGGCCGAAGCCATCGACGACGCCGGGATCCGGATCCAGTCGGCCGGGATCGGGACCGACTACAACGAGGACACGATCCGGACGCTCGGGACGGTCGGGCGCGGGACGTGGACTCACCTCGAAGCGCCCGGCGACATCGAGGACTTCTTCGGCGAGGCCGTCGAGCAGGCCGGCTCGGTCGTCGCGCCGGACGCCCACCTCGATCTCGACGTTGCTCCCGGCGTCGAGGTCAGCGAGGTGTACCGCGCGCTCCCGCAGGCCCAGGAAGTCTCGCCCGAGTGGGAGGCAAACGCCACCCGCATCAAGCTCCCCGACCTGATCGAACGGGAGAGCCAGCGGGTCGTCCTCAAGATCCACGCGCCGCCCCGCGAGCCCGGCAGCGAGGAGGTGCTCGCAGACGTACAGCTCTCGGCCCGCGGCGACACTGCGAGCGACCAGATCGCCGTCGAGTACACGGACGAACAGGAGAAATTGGCCGAGCACAACGAGTCCGTCGACATCGACCACAAACAGACCGTCATCCGGACGGAGCTGGGCAAGGGCAACGTCGAGGCCGCCGAGACGAAAGTCGAGCAGATGACGGTGATCCACGGCGAGGACGCCGACGCCGTCGAAGAGGCCGAACGCCAGACCGAGATCGTCAAAGAGGGCGGTCGTGCCGAACAGAGCCAGGCGACCCAGATCGTCGACAGCGACGACGGCATCCAGTGA